The sequence GCATGGCTGTGGCCCTGTCCGACATATTCAGTGTCTTTTCAGGACCGACCCGCAACTTTGCAGAAGATATTTCCAACTATTACAGGGAAGGCATAGCAGGTCCCGCCCCCCTGGTGGATTTTTTCCTGGTGAAAATGCCTATGCCCGGCAATGATTATTTTATGCCTGTTTTCGGCATCGCCGACTGGGTCGTACTGGCCCTGCTCTCCGCAGGCGCGCTTCGTTTCAACCTGAACGACAACCTATTCAGCCTTGCCGGATCAACACAACGACAAGACAAATCCCAGGCATTTTTCCCCGTGGCAGCTATCGGCCTGATTTTCTCCATTGTTGCGGCAAGATCCATGAACCTGTACCTGCCGGCGCTGCCCTTTATTGTCATTGTTTTTCTTGGAACCATGGCTGTAAAATATCCTGCAGTCCGAAAACTTGGGCCGGAAGAAATCCGAGCCATGATTTTTGTAGGCACTCTGATGGGTTTGCTCATGGTTGTATTTATCTTCTTAAAGACTTAAAGAATGGCATCGGACCCGGTTAATGTTTTCGCAAAGTAAATTTCTAAAATTATAATATCTGAAACCTGATTCCGGGTAAAGGCAATGCTTAATTCCTATGTTTAGACAAAAGGCCCATCCAATGAAAAGTCTTAGGTTCATAAGCACCAGATTAATATTTTTATCCTTATTATATAGTAGTCTAAACTCATATGCAGGCAGTCAGATATCAATACCTGTTTTACTTAGCCCGGGGGGGCCACCCATTGGTTATTTGAATGATTTTTCAAACCTTGAAACCATAGAGAAAAACAACGAATGGTCAAAGGTGATAATCAAAGGATGGATCAGATCTCCTTTAATGCCCGAAGACCAAACCCTCAAGCCGAAAGGCTTTGTACCGGGCATTATATCCCTGGATGAAATTCAACGACATCCGGAAAGTCAAAATGCGCCGGTGGTGCTATGGGATGTTGTTTTTGTCAAAATAAACAAAGCCAGAATGAATACGTTTGCACCGGATGGAACCGAATACATGTGGTGCTGGGGACCGGGCGGACAGACCAACAATTTGACCGTGTTATTTAATAAAAAAGAAGACCGGGAAATTTTCCGGAAAATAAAAAAATTTGAAAAATCGACATTATATCTAAGATTAAAATCTCCAAACAGTGGATTCAGCAAGGGCCCGGTTTTTGAATATGTTGGCCGCCTCAAATCAAAACCGGCATTCCCAATGGAGCCCCTCCATTCATCTGACATTGAAAACCCAATGCCTTTATCAACTGTTGAAAAAAAACCCTTACCGGACAGGGAAGGGGTTTTCCCAATGCCGATGATCGTCACGGCTCAAAGCACTCTGGTAAGAACCGGACCTGGGAAAGACTATCGGTATTTAGTTGGGAAAAAAAAAGGCGATATTGTCGTCGTGACACAACAAAAAGGGGAATGGAACAAAATTCAACTTTCGGAAACCACAACCGGCTTCATCCATTCAAGGCTGTTAAAACCCTTTGCGCCGCCAAGCCCGGTAGAATAGTCAATCAGACAAATTTTACAGGCGCAGAAAAACAATACCCGATGGTTCTAAGTGTTTTGATGGGGGCATTTTTGCCTGTTTCATCACGGATCTTGCTGCGCAGGCGGGTAATCATCACATAAAGGGCGCGCTCTCCATAGGTGCCGGTTGCCTCATAGTTAAGCGCCTTTAAAAAGACGCTCCGGGATACTACGTTCGGGTATTCTTGAATTAAAATTTTAATAAAATCAGATTCTTTCACCGTTAAATCAATTGTTTTGCCAATGGGGCTTGAAAGCATCAACTGTTCAGCATTGAATTCCCATTCCCCAGGGGCTTCATCCTCACTATTTTTCGCTTCGGCTTTACCCAGGCGGTACAGCAGATTGTTGATTGAGGCCTCAAGCTCCATGATGTGAAGGGGTTTTACAAAATAATAATCCGCCCCGGACTCATATCCCTTGACCTTATCATTGATTGTGTCCCTTGCCGTCATCACAATAATGCCCAATCGGGTATTTTCGCGAAGATGATGAACAATTTCAAAGCCGGATTTATCGGGCAGGTTGATATCTACAATTGCAACATCATAATGATTAGCGGCAAGTCCCTGAAAAAAATCAAGGGCACAGGAAGCGCCAAACACCCCAAATCCTTTGAGAGCCAGCAGCTCAACCAGATTTGTTAAAAGCTTTTCATCATCCTCAACCAGAATAACAGATCCCTTTTTCATTTACCCAACAGCTCCCTTTCACTATTTGATGCCCACGCGCAACCCCATGGTGGGACGAAAAATATCATGCCGCTTATAAGGGTAGCCTGACAACCACCGTTGTTCCTTTTCCCAAGTTAGAAGAAATACTGATATTACCACCATGCTGTTCCACCACCTTTTTTACAAGATAGAGCCCGACACCGGCTCCTGGGATTTCCCTAACCGAATCCGCACGATAATATTTTTCGAAAATGCGGTGCAGCTGATCTTTATGAATACCTAATCCATTGTCTTTGATGCGTATGACTGCATTCTCCTGTGTTTTATCCAGAAAGACGTTCACAGGAGCGTGATGTTTAGAATATTTACAGGCATTGCCGAGTATGTTCCCGATGGCAATCCCCATCATATCTGGGTCCGCCTTAATAAAAATCTGTGTTGAATCAGAATGAAAAATAATCTCATTTTCGGACACACTGTCTTGTGCATATTCTATGGCGGTTAAAATAATATTATTCAAATCCACAGCTTCAAGATGAGATGAAATTCCCTTTTCTGAAATCCGCTTTTCATGCAGGGCTGTATTAAAAATATCCACCAGCTTTTTCGAAGATTTTTTTAAATCATCCAACTGCGGTTTGATACTTGGAGACACGGAAGCAGGCAGCTTCATATCAATAAGCTCAAGGCTTGAAACAATTACAGACATGGGCGTACGATACTCATGGGAAATCATGTCTATGAAATTGACATTTTGTTTAACAGCCTCCTTTTGGGCGGCCAATGCCTTTTGAGCCCGTTGTTTTTCTTTATTTAAACTGCGGTTCCAATAAGCAATGCCGGTAAGAACAAACAAAGAAGAAGCAGCAACCACCCACACCAACGTGTAGTTGATTCCTTTCTCATATTTGACGGAAATCCATTTATCCAAAATTTTTTTCTTCTCTGCTTCGCCGATACTGCCGACCACTTTTTGCAGAATCTGGGCCAGAACCTTATTCTCGCTTCTGGTGGCCATACAGAAATCTTCATTGAACTTTAATTGCCCGGCAATCTTCACGCCCGGCATGAATTGATTTTGTATAGCATAAGCCATGGCAACGTAAGAATCAATATACCCGAATGCCCGACCGGATCGTACAGCTTCAAGCCCGTCGCGTATCTCAGGCACAATCAGAAGCTTCATTGCCGGATATGCCCGCTCCAATCGATCCATAAATGCGGGCACATTCAAAACAGCAAATATTTTGTCTGTTTCATTACCGGGATCTTCAATATAAATTTTATCCATGGTTGTCGCAAGGACATAGGGAAAAGACATAATCGGTTGGGTTAAAATTAAGTCATCCCGCCGATTGTAATTCGAGTCCAAGAAAACGATAAAGTCACACGCCCCCTTAACAAGGGCATCAATATTCCCAGATGTCATTTCGTATAAAAAAAGGCTGTCCATACCCAGCCGGCCGTTAAGCAGTGGAAACAAATCCCTGGCGATACCTTGTTGGGGCTGCATCCGATTACCCCCGGGGCAGCCCCGAATTATTTTTTTTTCAATCAAATAAGCGCGTTCATAAGGAGCCAGGCGGATCCCTGTCGTTTCACCGGGATGTGAGGAACGACGTTGATAGCCCAACCATTTATCACGAATTTTTATTTTTTCAGCCTGGGGAATACGTTTGAGCCCTTTATTGAAAATGGACACCAGCTCGGGTCTGTCATTGCGAAGGCAAAAAGACAACTCAAACGGTTCTCCCAAAGGGAACGCAGGCTCAATAAAACTGCCCAGCCCCAGTCCGGCTGCGACATAGAATGCAGCTTCATCCAAAGCGAAAAAATCAGCATCACCAGAGACCACAGCCCGTATTACATCGTGTATGGTGTTATAATATCTGCTTTTTTTATCATCCACATAGGAAGAAACAACCTTTGAAAACGCCAAATTGCCTTTTTGGAATGCCCCCCGCTTTTTAAAAAGATCTTCAGGACGATGAATACCATTGGGGTTGCCTTTTCGCACAAAAACAAAGCTGGTTAATTTGACATAGGGCAGCGTGTAACTGCAAAAAGTCTCCCTTTCCGGATAATGTCCTGTACTGGTTAACCCGTCTATGTCTCTCTTTTCAGCCTGTTTTTGAATATCAAACCATTCTCCCAGCTTAAAGCGAATATCCAGACCGGCCATTTTCCCTATCAAACGTGCAATCTCTACATCATGCCCGATAATTGAGCCGTCAGTGTCTGCCATAATAAACGGTTCAAAAGACACACCTCCGCCCAGAACGATTGAAGGATTTTTACGGATAAATTGCCGTTCTTCCGTGGTGAGCAAGATTTTTTGGGGGGTAGGGAAAGACGTTCCAAACCATTTATATTCAAGGTTTTCCAGCTCAACGGAGGGCAGGGAATTCATTGCTTTGTTTAAAATGGATATCAGCTCTGATCTGGCCTTGGAAGAGAAAAAATGATAATTCTGACCCTCATCGCCGTTGAATTCGTCTATCTCCCCACTTATTTTCAGCCCACTCCCCTC is a genomic window of uncultured Desulfobacter sp. containing:
- a CDS encoding transporter substrate-binding domain-containing protein; the encoded protein is MNKIFVSVIICLVFLYSPLDAQNVADDGRFDGLSLTKKEKQFIEANPVIHVGHESDYAPFSFAVGNQAMGYSVDLLNLLAARVGLKPVYVIKDSLNQLMTLFEKGRISLIHSISRTPSRSDIGLFSKSYRSYQNRFVTLKSEPGIHEFSQLNGKIVAVQKSWRAEDFLKKKYPDIQLLVVKNKEDIVSAVLEKRADAIFGAEPVLFYLLKEKEGSGLKISGEIDEFNGDEGQNYHFFSSKARSELISILNKAMNSLPSVELENLEYKWFGTSFPTPQKILLTTEERQFIRKNPSIVLGGGVSFEPFIMADTDGSIIGHDVEIARLIGKMAGLDIRFKLGEWFDIQKQAEKRDIDGLTSTGHYPERETFCSYTLPYVKLTSFVFVRKGNPNGIHRPEDLFKKRGAFQKGNLAFSKVVSSYVDDKKSRYYNTIHDVIRAVVSGDADFFALDEAAFYVAAGLGLGSFIEPAFPLGEPFELSFCLRNDRPELVSIFNKGLKRIPQAEKIKIRDKWLGYQRRSSHPGETTGIRLAPYERAYLIEKKIIRGCPGGNRMQPQQGIARDLFPLLNGRLGMDSLFLYEMTSGNIDALVKGACDFIVFLDSNYNRRDDLILTQPIMSFPYVLATTMDKIYIEDPGNETDKIFAVLNVPAFMDRLERAYPAMKLLIVPEIRDGLEAVRSGRAFGYIDSYVAMAYAIQNQFMPGVKIAGQLKFNEDFCMATRSENKVLAQILQKVVGSIGEAEKKKILDKWISVKYEKGINYTLVWVVAASSLFVLTGIAYWNRSLNKEKQRAQKALAAQKEAVKQNVNFIDMISHEYRTPMSVIVSSLELIDMKLPASVSPSIKPQLDDLKKSSKKLVDIFNTALHEKRISEKGISSHLEAVDLNNIILTAIEYAQDSVSENEIIFHSDSTQIFIKADPDMMGIAIGNILGNACKYSKHHAPVNVFLDKTQENAVIRIKDNGLGIHKDQLHRIFEKYYRADSVREIPGAGVGLYLVKKVVEQHGGNISISSNLGKGTTVVVRLPL
- a CDS encoding SH3 domain-containing protein; its protein translation is MNDFSNLETIEKNNEWSKVIIKGWIRSPLMPEDQTLKPKGFVPGIISLDEIQRHPESQNAPVVLWDVVFVKINKARMNTFAPDGTEYMWCWGPGGQTNNLTVLFNKKEDREIFRKIKKFEKSTLYLRLKSPNSGFSKGPVFEYVGRLKSKPAFPMEPLHSSDIENPMPLSTVEKKPLPDREGVFPMPMIVTAQSTLVRTGPGKDYRYLVGKKKGDIVVVTQQKGEWNKIQLSETTTGFIHSRLLKPFAPPSPVE
- a CDS encoding response regulator transcription factor, encoding MKKGSVILVEDDEKLLTNLVELLALKGFGVFGASCALDFFQGLAANHYDVAIVDINLPDKSGFEIVHHLRENTRLGIIVMTARDTINDKVKGYESGADYYFVKPLHIMELEASINNLLYRLGKAEAKNSEDEAPGEWEFNAEQLMLSSPIGKTIDLTVKESDFIKILIQEYPNVVSRSVFLKALNYEATGTYGERALYVMITRLRSKIRDETGKNAPIKTLRTIGYCFSAPVKFV